One genomic region from Patescibacteria group bacterium encodes:
- a CDS encoding DoxX family protein: protein MFKCESSKCGMRLPDIILLLLRVFVGLIFILHGISKATNLSEFSGLLELISIPLPLIMATILAYFEIIGGALLLLGLGVKVIGSLFALEMVAVILAGLLSEKVVLPTISIEYNSLLLLLSVYFAAKAKDVCGISFLWKGKKETPTV from the coding sequence ATGTTTAAATGCGAAAGCTCAAAGTGCGGGATGCGCTTGCCGGACATTATCCTGCTCTTATTGCGCGTTTTTGTGGGGTTGATTTTTATTCTCCACGGAATCAGCAAGGCCACTAACCTATCCGAGTTTAGCGGTCTGCTGGAACTAATTTCTATCCCCCTGCCCCTTATTATGGCGACGATCTTGGCTTACTTTGAAATTATCGGCGGGGCGCTCCTACTCCTTGGCTTGGGGGTTAAAGTTATCGGTTCGCTTTTTGCCTTAGAAATGGTGGCGGTAATTTTAGCCGGACTGTTGAGCGAAAAAGTGGTTCTGCCGACCATCAGTATAGAATATAATTCTCTGCTGCTTTTATTGTCTGTTTATTTTGCCGCCAAAGCTAAAGATGTTTGCGGCATCAGCTTTTTGTGGAAAGGTAAAAAAGAAACGCCGACTGTCTAA
- the ileS gene encoding isoleucine--tRNA ligase, which produces MSEGKIKKSFPEIEEEILKFWEENKTFEKSVAQRDEKNLYVFYDGPPFATGLPHYGHIVAGTMKDVVPRYWTMRGKRVERRWGWDCHGLPIENIVEKELNLKSRKDIEALGVAKFNEACRSKVLMYADEWKKIVKRLGRWVDMENDYKTMDVSFMESVWWVFKSLWEKGLVYEGYKSMHICPRCETTLSNIEVSDGYKDISDISVIVKFKLVGEKNVYALAWTTTPWTLPGNVALAVGADIDYAKVKIGGEFYILATELLEEVLNGKKYEVTERMKGKDLENKKYEPLFPFFLDKDLPHKDNLYKIVTAGFVSTDDGTGIVHIAPAFGEDDMNLGREKNLSFIQHVKTDGRFTDDITPWAGREVKPKVDPTGTDALVVEYLAKAGLLFSQQRYEHSYPHCWRCESPLLNYAASSWFIKVTAVEEEMLKLAKEINWVPAHLKEGRFGQWLESTKDWSISRSRYWGNPMPVWRCDSCKKIRVIGSKEELEKLSQKKVSDIHKHFIDEITFKCEKCSGQMRRIPEVFDCWVESGSMPYGQMHYPFENKKKFEENFPAEFIGEGVDQTRGWFYTLHVLSTALFARPAYKNVIANGIVLAEDGQKMSKSKNNYPDPMALVNKYGADALRYYLTTSAVMKAEDLCFSEKQVDEVYKKVILILENVLSFYEMYKEKKIKEVKSRHILDRWVLSKVNELVRDVTVAMEAYDLPAAAKPIAEFINELSTWYIRRSRDRFKSADSEDKKAALSTLDTILKKLALVAAPFTPFLAEEIWRKVGNKESVHLEKWPESGEILPEVLEQMGKVKKIVEEVLAGRDEVGIKIRQPLAELVIAEKIGEEYLEILKDEVNVKTVKMVAKDELPKGEKWLEKAGIFSLNLEISEELKKEGLIRDLTRQVNALRKKAGLTIKDQVDIFYETVDELIMGAIADHEEKLKNDTLSRAIKPGKGDFDAEAELELNGAKFWLGIKKFN; this is translated from the coding sequence ATGTCAGAAGGTAAAATAAAGAAATCATTTCCCGAAATTGAAGAAGAAATACTCAAGTTTTGGGAAGAAAATAAAACTTTTGAGAAATCCGTGGCGCAAAGAGATGAAAAAAATCTTTACGTTTTTTATGATGGTCCGCCGTTCGCCACCGGCCTGCCCCACTACGGGCATATTGTGGCCGGAACCATGAAAGACGTGGTGCCGCGCTATTGGACGATGAGGGGCAAACGCGTGGAGCGCCGCTGGGGGTGGGATTGCCATGGTTTGCCGATTGAGAACATTGTGGAAAAAGAATTAAATTTAAAAAGCCGTAAGGATATTGAAGCGCTCGGCGTGGCTAAATTCAATGAGGCCTGTCGCAGCAAGGTTTTGATGTACGCCGATGAATGGAAAAAAATCGTCAAACGGCTGGGGCGTTGGGTGGACATGGAAAACGATTACAAAACCATGGACGTTTCTTTTATGGAATCCGTCTGGTGGGTGTTTAAAAGTTTATGGGAGAAGGGTTTGGTTTACGAGGGTTATAAAAGTATGCACATTTGTCCGCGCTGCGAGACCACTTTAAGCAACATAGAAGTAAGCGATGGTTATAAAGATATCAGCGATATTTCCGTCATAGTTAAATTCAAATTAGTCGGAGAAAAAAATGTCTATGCTTTAGCGTGGACTACCACTCCCTGGACTTTGCCGGGCAACGTGGCTTTGGCCGTGGGAGCCGATATAGATTACGCCAAAGTAAAAATAGGCGGAGAGTTTTATATTTTAGCCACGGAACTTTTAGAAGAAGTTTTAAACGGCAAAAAGTACGAGGTCACGGAAAGAATGAAGGGCAAGGATTTGGAAAATAAAAAATATGAACCGTTATTTCCATTCTTTTTGGATAAAGATTTACCCCATAAAGATAATTTGTATAAAATTGTCACCGCCGGATTCGTTTCCACCGACGACGGTACGGGCATTGTCCATATCGCGCCGGCTTTTGGCGAAGACGATATGAATTTAGGTCGCGAGAAAAATTTATCTTTTATTCAGCATGTCAAAACCGATGGACGTTTTACCGATGATATCACCCCTTGGGCCGGCAGGGAAGTAAAACCCAAAGTTGACCCGACGGGCACCGATGCTTTAGTGGTGGAGTATTTAGCCAAAGCTGGTCTGCTTTTTTCCCAGCAAAGATACGAGCATAGTTATCCTCATTGCTGGCGTTGTGAATCTCCGCTGTTGAATTATGCAGCTTCTTCCTGGTTTATTAAAGTGACGGCCGTCGAAGAAGAGATGTTAAAATTAGCCAAAGAAATTAATTGGGTGCCGGCGCATTTAAAGGAAGGCCGATTCGGGCAGTGGTTGGAAAGCACCAAAGATTGGTCAATCTCCCGCTCGCGCTATTGGGGTAACCCTATGCCGGTTTGGAGATGCGATTCCTGTAAAAAAATCAGAGTTATTGGCAGCAAAGAAGAGCTGGAAAAATTAAGTCAGAAGAAGGTTTCCGACATCCATAAGCATTTTATTGATGAAATAACGTTTAAATGTGAAAAGTGTTCCGGTCAAATGCGCCGCATCCCGGAGGTCTTTGATTGCTGGGTGGAAAGCGGTTCTATGCCCTATGGACAGATGCATTATCCCTTTGAGAACAAAAAGAAATTTGAAGAAAATTTTCCCGCCGAGTTTATCGGCGAAGGGGTTGACCAGACGCGCGGTTGGTTTTATACGCTTCATGTTTTAAGCACGGCGCTTTTTGCCCGGCCGGCCTACAAAAACGTTATTGCTAACGGCATTGTGCTGGCGGAAGACGGGCAAAAGATGTCCAAAAGTAAAAATAATTACCCCGACCCCATGGCCTTAGTGAATAAATATGGCGCTGACGCTTTGCGTTATTATCTGACCACTTCGGCGGTGATGAAAGCCGAGGATTTGTGTTTTTCCGAAAAGCAGGTGGATGAGGTTTATAAAAAAGTGATTTTGATTTTGGAGAACGTTCTTAGTTTTTATGAGATGTATAAGGAAAAAAAGATTAAAGAGGTGAAGAGCAGACATATTTTGGACCGTTGGGTTTTATCCAAGGTTAACGAATTAGTCCGCGATGTTACCGTTGCCATGGAAGCGTATGATTTGCCGGCGGCCGCCAAACCCATCGCAGAGTTTATTAACGAGCTTTCCACCTGGTATATCCGCCGCAGTCGGGACCGTTTTAAATCCGCGGACTCTGAAGATAAAAAAGCGGCCTTAAGCACACTGGATACCATTTTAAAAAAGTTGGCTTTGGTGGCAGCGCCTTTTACTCCCTTTTTAGCCGAAGAAATTTGGCGAAAGGTCGGGAATAAAGAGTCGGTTCATTTGGAGAAGTGGCCGGAAAGTGGAGAAATTTTGCCGGAAGTTTTGGAGCAAATGGGAAAAGTTAAAAAAATAGTGGAAGAAGTTTTGGCCGGCCGCGACGAGGTGGGCATCAAAATCAGACAGCCGCTCGCCGAACTGGTTATTGCCGAAAAAATAGGCGAAGAATATCTGGAGATATTAAAAGACGAAGTGAATGTTAAAACCGTGAAGATGGTGGCTAAGGACGAGCTTCCTAAGGGAGAAAAGTGGCTGGAGAAAGCGGGGATTTTTTCGCTTAATCTGGAAATCTCCGAGGAGTTGAAAAAAGAAGGCCTCATCAGGGATTTGACGAGGCAGGTGAATGCTTTGCGCAAAAAAGCGGGGCTGACCATCAAAGACCAGGTGGATATTTTTTATGAGACCGTGGACGAACTGATAATGGGAGCAATTGCTGACCATGAAGAGAAATTGAAAAATGATACCTTGTCCCGAGCCATTAAGCCCGGCAAGGGGGATTTTGACGCCGAAGCGGAATTGGAGCTTAACGGCGCCAAGTTTTGGCTGGGCATTAAAAAGTTTAATTAA
- the ruvA gene encoding Holliday junction branch migration protein RuvA, with translation MLAYLKGKIVYLGFNSVIIENGQGLGYEIFLLPKQAVRLKAGAIAEFYLYENIREDAYDLYGFLTMEELAFFKKLINVSGVGPKSAQLILGLGKIAEIESAIDSGNVDFLTRVSGIGTKTAERIILELKGKLIFSNKPKEESDIEAIDALMKLGYTKVQAGEAVGGVSEAKTTEEKIKMALKNLG, from the coding sequence ATGTTAGCGTATTTAAAAGGGAAAATAGTTTATTTGGGATTTAACTCGGTAATTATAGAAAACGGGCAGGGCCTTGGCTATGAAATTTTTTTATTGCCCAAGCAGGCCGTCCGGCTGAAAGCCGGCGCAATAGCGGAATTTTATCTTTATGAGAATATCCGTGAAGATGCTTATGATTTGTACGGCTTTTTGACCATGGAAGAGCTGGCTTTTTTTAAAAAATTAATCAATGTCAGCGGCGTCGGGCCGAAATCAGCCCAGCTTATTTTGGGCTTGGGGAAAATTGCCGAGATAGAGTCGGCCATAGACAGCGGTAACGTGGATTTTTTGACCCGTGTTTCCGGCATCGGGACCAAGACCGCCGAACGAATAATTTTGGAGTTGAAGGGAAAACTTATTTTTAGCAATAAGCCCAAAGAAGAAAGCGACATTGAAGCCATCGACGCGTTGATGAAGTTGGGATATACTAAAGTCCAAGCCGGCGAGGCGGTCGGGGGAGTGAGCGAGGCCAAAACCACCGAAGAAAAAATAAAAATGGCGTTAAAAAATTTAGGGTAA
- a CDS encoding NGG1p interacting factor NIF3, whose protein sequence is MTIKQIYDLAIKMGIKNDLRGERAVAKRLKKLNEKYAKLSGEEKADFDKESLVNPYADSRVYCGHPAKPVKRILAGIDIDTGELMLAKELSKIKPIDLVISHHPLGCGLAGLSEVMDLQAEVYAMYGVPIHIAESLIKPRIAEVSRSVSGSNHNKTVDAAKLLGLSLMSLHTAADNLVANFLKKYVEKNKSKIEIVGDLVKLLKEIPEYQEACKIKAGPSIFAGSKEKRTGKIALTEITGGTSGSKDVYEKLSNAGIGTIVGMHMQEQWKNEAEKAHLSVVIAGHMSSDSLGMNLFLDELEKRGIEVLTCSGLIRISRNKKRK, encoded by the coding sequence ATGACCATCAAACAAATTTATGATTTAGCCATAAAAATGGGGATTAAAAACGACTTGCGCGGAGAACGGGCCGTGGCTAAACGTTTGAAAAAATTGAATGAGAAATATGCCAAACTCTCCGGAGAAGAAAAAGCGGATTTTGATAAAGAGAGTTTAGTCAATCCTTACGCCGATTCCCGGGTTTATTGCGGCCATCCAGCAAAACCGGTAAAGAGAATTTTGGCCGGCATTGATATTGATACCGGTGAGTTGATGCTGGCCAAAGAGCTTTCCAAGATTAAGCCGATTGACTTGGTTATCAGCCATCATCCGCTCGGGTGCGGGTTGGCGGGTTTGAGCGAAGTGATGGATTTACAGGCCGAAGTTTATGCTATGTATGGCGTGCCTATTCATATTGCCGAGAGTTTAATCAAGCCGCGAATTGCCGAAGTTTCCCGCTCGGTTTCCGGCTCTAACCATAATAAAACCGTGGACGCCGCCAAACTTCTGGGTTTGTCGTTGATGTCGCTTCATACAGCAGCGGATAATCTGGTGGCTAATTTTTTAAAGAAATATGTAGAAAAAAATAAAAGCAAAATAGAAATCGTCGGCGATTTAGTAAAACTTTTAAAAGAAATTCCCGAATACCAAGAAGCCTGTAAAATTAAAGCCGGCCCGTCTATTTTTGCGGGAAGCAAGGAGAAAAGAACCGGCAAAATCGCTTTGACAGAAATCACTGGCGGAACATCCGGTTCCAAGGATGTTTACGAAAAACTTTCCAATGCCGGCATTGGCACGATTGTGGGAATGCATATGCAGGAGCAATGGAAGAACGAGGCCGAGAAAGCTCATCTAAGCGTAGTCATCGCCGGGCACATGTCTTCGGATTCCCTCGGCATGAATTTATTTTTAGATGAATTGGAAAAAAGAGGGATAGAGGTTTTAACCTGTTCGGGATTAATCAGGATTTCCAGAAATAAAAAAAGAAAATAA
- a CDS encoding peptidoglycan bridge formation glycyltransferase FemA/FemB family protein, translated as MKIVEIKDKIFWNNFVKQNGEYSAFLQSWEWGEFQKNLGRKFWRLGGEEDGQLIGVALVIKNNLPLGKSYLYIPRGPITTYNSQLETHNFLEKIIEYINDKSIIFMRFEPPQQFTIDNLQLTAKKVGAVQPEHSLILDLGKSEEELLGAMHPKTRYNIHLAEKRGVKVYFRKEKEDAENFWRLLQETASRDEFRAHDKNYYQRMLELENVYVATAEYQGKVLAANIIINWGETATYLHGASSNQERQVMAPHLLQWETIKRAKAEGYKYYDFWGIAPPGSSKAKSWAGITRFKKGFGGEEVKYPGTYDKVISAWWYQFYNLGRKVIF; from the coding sequence ATGAAAATTGTTGAAATAAAAGATAAAATTTTTTGGAATAATTTTGTAAAGCAGAATGGAGAATATTCTGCTTTTTTGCAGTCATGGGAATGGGGCGAGTTTCAGAAAAATTTAGGTCGAAAATTTTGGAGATTGGGAGGAGAAGAAGACGGTCAGCTTATTGGGGTGGCATTAGTTATTAAAAATAATTTACCACTGGGGAAAAGTTATTTGTATATACCGAGAGGGCCGATAACAACTTATAACTCACAACTTGAAACTCATAACTTTTTAGAAAAAATTATTGAGTATATTAATGACAAGAGCATTATTTTTATGAGATTTGAGCCGCCACAGCAATTTACAATTGACAATTTACAATTGACAGCCAAAAAAGTTGGCGCTGTTCAACCTGAGCATTCCTTGATTTTGGATTTAGGCAAGAGTGAGGAAGAATTATTGGGAGCGATGCATCCTAAAACCCGTTACAATATTCATTTAGCCGAGAAAAGGGGAGTAAAGGTTTATTTTCGGAAAGAAAAAGAAGACGCAGAGAATTTTTGGCGGCTGCTTCAGGAAACCGCCAGCCGCGATGAATTTAGAGCTCACGATAAAAATTATTATCAGAGGATGTTGGAATTAGAAAATGTTTATGTGGCGACAGCGGAATATCAGGGTAAGGTTTTAGCGGCGAATATAATTATCAATTGGGGCGAGACAGCCACATATTTACACGGCGCTTCTTCTAATCAAGAACGGCAGGTAATGGCGCCGCATCTTTTGCAATGGGAGACAATTAAAAGAGCCAAAGCCGAGGGGTATAAATATTATGATTTTTGGGGCATTGCTCCCCCGGGTTCTTCTAAAGCCAAATCCTGGGCGGGAATAACTAGATTTAAAAAAGGTTTCGGAGGAGAAGAAGTAAAATATCCCGGAACCTACGATAAAGTTATTAGTGCTTGGTGGTACCAATTTTATAATTTAGGGAGAAAAGTCATCTTTTAA